AGAAATTTCCAGATCCTCCTACTACAACTGGAAGCAAGAGCTGCTCAAATCCGGGGGCCATTTTTCAGTGTCGTCCTCGTCTGGTGAGATAAGTCCTGGAGAAAGCACAGAGCAGGAAGCGTGGTCCTCTCCCGATCCCAAAGACGACGACATCGAGCAACACGACAGCGTAGCTAGCATGTTCGGACTTAGCATGGGCAAACCGGACTCGGAACGGGCGCAGAACGTGGCTAACATGCAGGAAGCTAAGCGATGCCTCCAGAACTGCATCGCGATGAATACGTCCTTCCCGTTCCGCATTTTCAAGAGGAATTTTCCGGGAATCTCAAGATCCACCTACTACAACTGGAGAAGAGAAGCCATGATGTGTGGCCGCGGTTACAAAGGCAGCGTTGGGAGCAGCGACGACGGCTCCGACGGCGATAAGAGCCAAAGTCCGAAGCGATTTTCCCGCATTATTCCCATCTTCAACGCCAATCCGATCCAGCCCCTGCGCAGAATTTGCAGGAGGAAGAACAAGAGTTTGCGAATGGCGTACATCAGCAAGAAAGAAATCCGGAACACCGCTAAACGGTACATCCTGGGATCGAAGTGTTCTCCTGCCAAATTCAAACTTAAATTCCCAAAATTGTCTCTTTGCTTCTACTGGCTCTGGAAAAACGCCGGGAAAGCGAGCTCCATGGCGCCCAACATGTCCGCCCCCAGCGCAGAAGAAATGGCCAACTCTACGGTAAACCTCGCTACGCCGCCAGTGGAAACCGCTCCCATCAACCAAACCGTGGGGCCGTACTTGGAAAGCCCTCCTTACCCCCAGAAGGCACCCATGGCTCTGCTCGCCGCGGCACTTCCTCCGCCCGCCGTTCTCTCCCAGATGCCCGCCGACGAGCAGATGTTTGGCCTGGATGTGGTCGCTATGGCTAACTTCAAGGCTAAAGCTAAACTGTTCCTGCAGCAACGTTTTGAAGAAAAATCGTTCCCGTCGTTCAAGGAGTTTCGTTCCTTCTTCCCGTTCACGCCGCGGTCCACCTACTACATGTGGAAGCGGGCTCTGTACCACGGCGTTTCGCTGATCCACGGATGAGGTGACGAGCGTCGGTCCGAGCTGAAAGACACTGTGTACAtaatgaactttgacctacgaACGccgttgttttttttcccacgCTCAAAATCACCGCGTTACGTTTCCCAGATGTTCCTTCTTTGGGACACTGCAGGAAAAGTCCAAATTGGTTAAGACGAACTTTGAACTCTGACCTTTTGTTAGCATCGTTTTGCTAATCGTCGTGTTTCagggtgtttgtttgtttcattgtcGTTTGCAGTTTTTGGTTCATCAGTTGAATCATTAACTTAAATAAAACGATTCCCATGTCGAGTAAACGCATctgaaaaggtcaaaggttcaGCCggagtttttaatattttgtactgaagtcattttaatttcatgtgtttttttagtgtcatgctaatgctaatgctaatgctaatgcttgtATCTCctgttttatgtgatttttttcaggaTGAGTTCACAGTATTTTGAGTTTCACTGTTTCACCAAAGTTTGTTTTGCTGAATGTTTTTAGCTTCGTCGTCGTTTGCACTGATCGTTCCTTCGCTCCAAACGTTCCCTGGTTTTCGCACTCTTCCCTTTTAGTTTTTCGTATGATTTGTTACTTGAAAAACTCTATTTTTGTGAATACATTTGAAACTTCGATTctgttttgtgcagatttaCCAAACGCTGTGGgattttggtatttatttttgttattgttgaaCAGTTCACGAGGGGCTGGTGTTAAATAAACTATTGGCTGACACAAAACGCCGTCTCGACTCTTTATATGAACTTTAGATTATTTACAATGAAAgtcacagtttgtgtttgattCGTGTTTATAGGGAAATCTGCTTTACATAAACTGaatataaactttatttttaacatttttaacaagaCAATTCAGATGTGatgcttttataaataaaataaaaataattcagaATGTTTTTAATATCAGATTTTACCTTTATATTAATCAGataattttaattgttttttagatatatttttCAGCTGTGGGaagtttatatatttacttttagttacaataaaaaaacaacaactacaggACGTGAACATAAACTTTATTTTGGAGAATTTTAACACTTAAGATCATTCAGGatgtttttaattgtctttaAAACTACCTCAAGGTTTATTTccctttatatttattatttatttatatttttaatcaggttaatttagttttttatttgtattttccaGCTGTAATTGTGGCCGTGGTGATTTAGATCATTTACCACACGACGAAAAAACACCAGTttgtacttaagtgtttctagatgaatattgtgatttaaaatgtgtaaaatgtgtaaattataacagaatgatgcacagagatgagaaccatagagacacaagctcaacagGACTGATTTAAAACTGAACTTTGACCTGTGTGAACCTGGAATATTCatataaataatgttaaaaatgagTCACCTCAGCCTCCTGTTAGCATgattagcattattagcattattagcattattagcattattagcacTATTAGCTGTTCTCTGTTAGCGTGACATCAGttgctttattttgtttgtttgagtcaCTTTCTCTGCCACAAACAAAATTGTATCTAAAAaatggaccaaaacaaaataatgtttttattggtttgacagaattagaaaaaaactaaacaaaactgtcCTTAATGTGTcctcgcatctccacagacctgactcttatttcacCTGTAATTTAAAGTTTCCTGCAGGTCACATCCTGCATTTAGTTCCagactgtagctttaaatcaggggtgtccaaactatggcctgtgggccaaatgcggccctcagatcagTTTTTTATCGGCCCTCAGGCTGAACCGGCCCAACTGATcataaacagaacatttaacagcaaattaaattaTTTCTCCCACTAAATCCTCAAACATCACAGTGACTCAGACtcagataaatgtgtttcagCCTTTTTCACACAGCGGCTCTGTCCAAACTGAAGCTCCGCACGGATCAGTGTGTCTCAGGTTTGAATATGTTTGAGACGTGGCCCCTGATAAATAAAGTTTGGGCCCTCGGCTTTAAATGTATCAGACTTTAATGAAGTGACCTGGGGTTTTTCCTCAGTGTTGGTCATTGTGATTATGCAAACGCCCGAGTGGagaggtgtggaggtggaggagggggtgggggtgtggaGGAGGGGGTGCGGGGGCAGGAGGGGGCGCTCTGTATGCATGAGGCTACGTGTCAGAGATAAGCTAAACCTGAATAGTGGTCGGGGGGCAGGGCAGATCTGGATAAAACGAACCCCCGAAACTTTAAAGTCCTGAAACAAAGTCAAACACAGAGGTGCGTTTGATTTACTCACCTGCTCCACACGAGTCTGGACAGTGTGAACGACTCTGTGATTTATGACTCAAatggtcctgatgtagacctggtttggacctggttcagtcctgatgtagacctggtttggacctggtttggacctgatgtagacctggtttggacctggttcagtcctgatgtagacctggtttggacctggtttggacctgatgtagacctggtttggacctggttcagtcctgatgtagacctggtttggacctggttcagtcctgatgtagacctggtttggacctggtttggacctgatgtagacctggtttggacctggttcagtcctgatgtagacctggtttggacctggtttggacctgatgtagacctggtttggacctggttcagtcctgatgtagacctggtttggacctgatgtagacctggtttggacctggttcagtcctgatcgaGGACGGCTCCAGCTCTCAGGGGcccctaagctgaatgtgtctctggggccccctccagAAACATATGAGGGAAAGAGATGAAGGTCAAGATTCTTTTTCTAgatactttttgtttgtttctgttgtattttactgtgtccagttgtgtgtccaggtgtgtgtccaggtgtgtgtccagttgtgtgtccaggtgtgtgtccagttgtgtgtccaggtgtgtgttcagttgtgtgtttcttacatttccatgatgtc
This sequence is a window from Periophthalmus magnuspinnatus isolate fPerMag1 chromosome 24, fPerMag1.2.pri, whole genome shotgun sequence. Protein-coding genes within it:
- the vrtn gene encoding vertnin, encoding MLERREVVVSVLGELQEATELTGLGALTSVALKVAPVLGSFPLPRGPSGPSPEWAGVDALAHGLYPSDAPGGLLPLSCRGEGNLLFDAVSLLLTGSTALSLELQVRTVVEMAIWKRYYLSGMIDSKMMLQAVRFSLCADESEDMLNLPANVLEAIFDADVKASCFPGSYANMWHVYALASVLQYNIFSIYPMFNHKIRPYFHRIIRPRTWPQDHKIQTLHVMWSGELQSESIFRPDHFVALVQASSMACGSPISDPSASPAKSDEMRDEPRMTYPNMKDKYNITKRTFYRWKRQTQEHCKKSTARYEAKYFLQACYNEGKLIPLHQFKQFFPEISRSSYYNWKQELLKSGGHFSVSSSSGEISPGESTEQEAWSSPDPKDDDIEQHDSVASMFGLSMGKPDSERAQNVANMQEAKRCLQNCIAMNTSFPFRIFKRNFPGISRSTYYNWRREAMMCGRGYKGSVGSSDDGSDGDKSQSPKRFSRIIPIFNANPIQPLRRICRRKNKSLRMAYISKKEIRNTAKRYILGSKCSPAKFKLKFPKLSLCFYWLWKNAGKASSMAPNMSAPSAEEMANSTVNLATPPVETAPINQTVGPYLESPPYPQKAPMALLAAALPPPAVLSQMPADEQMFGLDVVAMANFKAKAKLFLQQRFEEKSFPSFKEFRSFFPFTPRSTYYMWKRALYHGVSLIHG